In a single window of the Phycisphaerales bacterium genome:
- a CDS encoding cellulase family glycosylhydrolase → MPTRIVTLWPELQRTTLLFCILALLPWAGCATSTPRPAVALERIVVAADGRGFVGRPSGTPFVPWGFNYDHDEPDHRLIEAYWHDEWDKVVTDFRAMRDLGATVIRIHLQFGRFMPTPSAPDARELARLSQLVSLAEELGLRLNLTGLGCYLKDEVPAWYDTLNEEERWAAQAAFWAAIAARCTGRPGVFCYNLMNEPVVPGGKRADGDWLGPPFAERFHFVQFITLDRAGRPRPQVAADWIRTLTTAIRQHDPDTLITVGLVDWSLDRPGLTSGFVPQVIGPELDFLSVHLYPRSGQLEAALDTLSGFHVGKPVVLEETFPLHCNFQEMLAFLAASRHDVAGWVSFYWGQTPAEARRNGSLRGAIVAEWIELFSAAMATWAVP, encoded by the coding sequence ATGCCAACCCGCATTGTCACCTTGTGGCCAGAATTGCAGCGCACCACGCTGCTGTTCTGCATCCTGGCCCTGCTACCTTGGGCGGGCTGTGCCACGAGCACGCCCCGGCCCGCTGTCGCGCTCGAACGTATCGTGGTTGCGGCCGACGGCCGTGGCTTCGTCGGCCGACCTTCCGGTACCCCTTTCGTCCCGTGGGGTTTCAACTACGACCATGATGAACCCGACCATCGTCTCATCGAGGCCTACTGGCACGATGAATGGGACAAGGTAGTCACCGACTTCCGCGCCATGCGGGACCTCGGCGCCACCGTCATCCGTATTCACCTCCAGTTCGGCCGGTTCATGCCCACCCCCAGCGCGCCGGACGCGCGCGAACTGGCGCGACTGTCACAGCTTGTCTCCCTCGCCGAGGAACTTGGCCTGCGCCTCAACCTGACCGGGCTCGGCTGCTACCTCAAGGACGAAGTACCGGCGTGGTACGACACCCTTAATGAAGAAGAGCGTTGGGCCGCTCAAGCCGCCTTCTGGGCGGCGATCGCGGCGCGCTGCACCGGTCGCCCGGGGGTGTTCTGCTACAACCTGATGAACGAACCCGTCGTACCCGGAGGAAAGCGCGCGGACGGTGATTGGCTGGGGCCACCCTTCGCGGAACGCTTCCACTTCGTGCAGTTCATCACCCTTGATCGGGCGGGCCGGCCGCGGCCACAGGTCGCAGCGGACTGGATTCGCACGCTCACCACGGCGATCCGGCAGCACGATCCGGACACTTTGATCACGGTGGGTTTGGTGGATTGGAGTCTCGACCGGCCCGGACTGACTTCTGGATTCGTCCCACAGGTGATCGGGCCTGAACTCGACTTCCTGAGCGTACACCTGTACCCACGTTCCGGCCAGCTTGAAGCGGCCCTGGATACGTTGTCCGGCTTTCATGTTGGTAAGCCGGTGGTGCTTGAGGAGACCTTCCCACTGCACTGCAACTTCCAGGAGATGCTCGCATTCCTCGCTGCGTCGCGGCATGACGTAGCGGGCTGGGTGTCGTTCTATTGGGGGCAAACACCCGCAGAGGCGCGCCGCAACGGTTCACTCCGTGGAGCCATCGTGGCAGAATGGATCGAGTTATTCAGTGCGGCCATGGCCACCTGGGCGGTGCCGTAG
- a CDS encoding PEP-CTERM sorting domain-containing protein has translation MRKYVFGCSLGLLCAAAPVLADLYSQDFEVDSTANWVVHTGPSDAAANFFFDYSTVGIPAAPSGAGTRGMKLQANLTGGLFSGMSVSPIGQSFVGDYVVKFDWWANFNGPFPGGGSGSTNLSTYGIGTTGAAVQWPGGVQHSVWFAGTGDGGSASDWRAYSSAAGTSYPSGNPVYAASSLNNTNPYYAGLGGVAAPAAQLALYPQQTGVTQVGSGGMQWHQVEITKQGDFITWHINGLLMATIDVNTVTLLGSNIFFGHSDINAGSSTDPNAPDLLFTLIDNIRVVPEPASFALLALGGLLARRRR, from the coding sequence ATGCGAAAATACGTGTTCGGGTGTTCGTTGGGGCTGCTGTGCGCAGCAGCGCCGGTCTTGGCTGACCTTTACAGCCAGGACTTCGAGGTCGATTCAACCGCGAACTGGGTCGTGCATACCGGCCCGTCAGATGCGGCCGCCAATTTCTTCTTCGACTACTCGACGGTCGGCATCCCGGCCGCCCCGAGCGGTGCCGGTACTCGCGGCATGAAGTTGCAGGCCAACCTCACCGGTGGTTTATTCAGCGGGATGAGCGTTTCGCCGATCGGGCAGAGCTTCGTCGGTGATTACGTCGTCAAGTTCGACTGGTGGGCGAATTTCAACGGCCCGTTCCCCGGCGGTGGAAGCGGCTCCACCAACCTGTCGACCTACGGGATCGGCACCACCGGCGCAGCGGTCCAGTGGCCGGGCGGCGTGCAGCACAGCGTCTGGTTCGCAGGCACCGGCGACGGCGGCTCGGCCTCCGACTGGCGGGCCTATTCGAGTGCGGCGGGCACAAGCTATCCCTCCGGCAACCCCGTGTATGCAGCCAGCTCGCTCAATAACACGAACCCCTACTACGCCGGGCTCGGCGGGGTGGCTGCTCCGGCCGCGCAGCTCGCGCTGTACCCGCAGCAGACCGGCGTCACGCAGGTTGGCAGCGGCGGCATGCAGTGGCACCAGGTTGAGATTACCAAGCAGGGTGACTTCATCACCTGGCACATCAACGGCCTGCTGATGGCGACAATCGACGTCAACACCGTCACACTGCTCGGCAGCAACATCTTCTTCGGCCACAGCGACATCAACGCCGGGTCTTCCACCGACCCGAACGCGCCTGACCTGCTCTTCACCCTGATCGACAACATCCGCGTGGTGCCGGAGCCGGCCAGTTTCGCGCTGCTCGCACTCGGCGGCCTGCTCGCCCGGCGCCGTCGATAG
- a CDS encoding DUF2249 domain-containing protein, with translation MTAAQNITPETRLSEILAAFPGLSAELERLVPMLGRLRTPALREAVAAALTVADAARQVARPVGELVESLRVAVGGSDPVMDRPADALAGPAWAQGRTPVLRLDADELLAAGAHPLPLVQQRLATLGPQEVILITASFVPEPLVQFCRVRGFAAEVTPQHGRYQLAIGVAP, from the coding sequence ATGACTGCTGCTCAGAACATCACACCGGAAACGCGTCTTTCCGAAATTCTCGCAGCATTTCCCGGCCTGTCAGCCGAACTTGAGCGTCTCGTTCCCATGCTCGGCCGGCTCCGCACTCCCGCTTTGCGTGAGGCCGTGGCTGCTGCTCTGACCGTGGCAGATGCCGCCCGACAGGTCGCCCGTCCGGTCGGAGAGCTTGTGGAGTCTTTGCGGGTCGCAGTCGGCGGTTCGGACCCGGTCATGGACCGCCCGGCCGACGCTCTGGCCGGACCAGCGTGGGCACAGGGGCGCACGCCCGTGCTCAGACTCGACGCAGACGAGTTGTTGGCGGCCGGTGCGCATCCGCTGCCGCTCGTGCAGCAGCGCCTCGCAACGCTCGGCCCGCAGGAAGTCATACTGATCACGGCGTCATTTGTGCCGGAGCCGCTGGTCCAGTTCTGCCGGGTGCGCGGCTTTGCCGCAGAAGTTACCCCGCAGCACGGTCGCTACCAGCTCGCAATCGGCGTGGCGCCCTGA
- a CDS encoding DUF438 domain-containing protein yields MSELINNRAQRIETLKRIIQKLHRGTPPEEVRAELVAIVQSADAGEIAAMEQEIIASGVAVDEVKSMCDLHVQVVQDILKKPVVLLPPGHPADTLKRENEALRATCQRMREAMAEVRNLPPETAPEAPLIRWRQALNDLMDVDKHYRRKEDLFFSVLERHGITGPSKVMWAVQDEARRRLRDLEAALRVTGATAGELVVVADRVAETALTIVESMTSKEENILLPMMLQTLTEEEWGEIWTQSPRYGWCLVEPRVGYRPPEARHRADTIEVPGDRAVVFPTGQLDFEQLKAIFSALPVDLTFVDADDRVRFFSEGDRIFDRSKAIIGRKVQHCHPPKSVHIVDQIVSDFRAGRQNVAEFWIELHGKFVHIRYFAVRDGHGAYLGTLEVTQDLTRLRALQGERRLLQYDTPAENPA; encoded by the coding sequence ATGAGTGAACTGATCAACAACCGGGCTCAGCGTATTGAGACGCTGAAGCGCATTATCCAGAAGCTGCACCGCGGCACACCGCCGGAGGAGGTTCGGGCAGAACTCGTCGCCATCGTCCAGTCGGCGGACGCAGGCGAGATTGCGGCCATGGAGCAGGAGATCATCGCTTCGGGGGTCGCTGTGGACGAGGTGAAGTCGATGTGCGACCTGCACGTGCAGGTTGTACAGGACATCCTGAAAAAGCCAGTGGTCCTGCTGCCGCCGGGACACCCGGCGGACACGCTCAAGCGGGAGAACGAAGCGCTTCGCGCGACTTGCCAGCGCATGCGGGAAGCGATGGCGGAGGTGCGGAACCTGCCGCCCGAGACGGCGCCGGAGGCCCCGTTGATTCGATGGCGGCAGGCCCTCAACGATCTGATGGACGTGGACAAGCACTACCGTCGCAAGGAGGACCTCTTCTTCTCGGTGCTCGAGCGCCACGGTATCACGGGGCCTTCCAAGGTGATGTGGGCCGTGCAGGACGAAGCCCGCCGGCGCCTGCGCGACCTCGAAGCGGCACTGCGCGTGACGGGTGCGACGGCCGGGGAGCTGGTCGTCGTCGCGGACCGTGTGGCCGAGACTGCCCTCACCATCGTGGAAAGCATGACGAGCAAGGAGGAAAACATCCTGCTGCCGATGATGCTCCAGACGCTCACCGAGGAGGAGTGGGGGGAAATCTGGACCCAGTCGCCGCGGTATGGCTGGTGTCTGGTAGAGCCGCGCGTGGGCTATCGGCCGCCCGAAGCGCGGCACCGCGCCGACACAATCGAAGTGCCCGGTGACCGCGCTGTCGTGTTTCCGACCGGTCAACTCGACTTCGAGCAACTCAAGGCCATCTTCTCAGCACTGCCCGTGGATCTCACCTTTGTCGACGCGGACGATCGTGTCCGCTTCTTCTCCGAGGGGGATCGCATCTTCGACCGCAGCAAGGCGATCATTGGTCGCAAGGTGCAGCACTGTCACCCGCCCAAGAGCGTGCATATCGTCGATCAGATCGTGAGCGATTTCCGCGCCGGGCGGCAGAACGTCGCGGAGTTCTGGATCGAGCTGCATGGCAAGTTCGTGCATATCCGGTATTTCGCGGTACGGGACGGACACGGGGCGTACCTCGGAACGCTCGAAGTCACACAGGATCTGACCCGGTTGCGTGCCCTGCAGGGGGAGCGCCGGCTGTTGCAGTACGACACCCCAGCGGAGAACCCCGCATGA
- a CDS encoding OsmC family protein — protein sequence MVTRKATAHWSGDLKSGKGSMTLGSGAWSGPFSFRTRFEAEPGTNPEELIGAALAGCFSMACSHALAEAGFPPLQVDTTAGVRLAQVDGGFAIDQVQLTMRASVPRIDADTFLKIAQQAKESCPVSKALAGTRITLEATLQS from the coding sequence ATGGTCACACGGAAAGCCACGGCCCACTGGAGTGGAGATCTGAAGAGCGGAAAGGGGAGCATGACGCTCGGCAGTGGTGCGTGGTCCGGCCCCTTCTCCTTCCGCACGCGCTTCGAGGCCGAGCCGGGCACCAACCCCGAGGAACTGATCGGCGCAGCGCTCGCCGGCTGCTTCTCCATGGCCTGCTCGCATGCCCTCGCCGAGGCAGGTTTCCCCCCGCTGCAGGTCGACACAACGGCTGGCGTGCGCCTGGCACAGGTCGATGGCGGCTTCGCGATCGACCAGGTGCAACTCACCATGCGTGCCAGCGTTCCAAGGATCGACGCGGACACGTTCCTGAAGATCGCGCAACAGGCCAAGGAATCGTGTCCCGTCTCGAAAGCGCTCGCCGGTACGCGTATCACGCTTGAGGCCACGCTGCAATCGTAA
- a CDS encoding MarR family transcriptional regulator encodes MSAPRTHQSAAKAQSGRGLASGAAAPPQAQWTFLSNHAHVLVVLARAPDTRLRDVAARVGITERAVQRIVAELVAGGVLRRMRIGRCNHYEVRRAAPLRHPLEHHCRVGDLLDMVLAR; translated from the coding sequence ATGAGCGCGCCTCGGACACACCAAAGTGCAGCGAAAGCCCAGTCGGGTCGCGGGCTAGCGTCCGGCGCTGCCGCGCCGCCGCAAGCCCAGTGGACTTTTCTTTCCAACCATGCGCACGTGCTCGTCGTCCTTGCCCGGGCGCCCGACACGCGCTTGCGTGACGTTGCCGCCCGGGTCGGCATCACGGAACGAGCCGTGCAACGCATCGTGGCCGAACTCGTGGCGGGCGGCGTGTTACGCCGGATGCGCATCGGGCGCTGCAATCATTACGAGGTGCGGCGCGCGGCGCCGCTGCGACACCCACTTGAACACCATTGCCGCGTAGGGGATCTGCTGGACATGGTGCTGGCGCGCTGA
- a CDS encoding sodium-dependent bicarbonate transport family permease, whose amino-acid sequence MEIAMLGANFLSPPVLFFLLGMLATMVRSDLHVPSSLARFLGLYLLLAIGLHGGHELARSPLDLRVVVTLGLAALASAMIPLWSFAVLRRWLDTPTAAAAAACYGSVSAVTFAAAATFLESQGRPYSGFLVAAMALMETPAILVGVWLVRRFGVAEGPAGESTARAPWRVLLHESLANGAVVILLGSLVIGLLTGPGGWEMMQPLVKTPFHGVLCLFLLDMGMVAARRLGELRRAGAFVLLFALLAPPLHALLGIATAALIGLSAGDALLLAVLFGSASYIAVPAAMRLAVPQANAGVYLPMALGLTFPFNITIGLPLYLTCIEWLWVGVA is encoded by the coding sequence TTGGAAATTGCCATGCTCGGCGCCAACTTCCTCTCGCCCCCGGTCCTCTTCTTCCTGCTCGGCATGCTCGCGACCATGGTTCGCTCGGACCTGCACGTGCCGTCGTCGCTGGCCCGCTTCCTCGGACTGTACCTGCTGCTCGCGATCGGCCTGCACGGCGGACACGAGTTGGCGCGCAGCCCGCTCGACCTGCGCGTGGTCGTGACGCTCGGGCTTGCGGCCCTTGCCAGCGCGATGATTCCGTTGTGGAGCTTTGCCGTCCTGCGTCGCTGGCTCGACACGCCCACGGCAGCGGCGGCCGCGGCCTGCTACGGTTCGGTCAGTGCGGTGACGTTTGCGGCGGCGGCCACGTTCCTGGAGTCGCAGGGGCGGCCTTACAGCGGGTTTCTGGTGGCGGCGATGGCGCTCATGGAGACGCCCGCGATTCTTGTGGGGGTTTGGCTGGTGCGGCGTTTCGGCGTGGCGGAGGGGCCGGCGGGGGAGAGCACGGCCCGGGCGCCGTGGCGGGTGTTGCTGCACGAGTCGCTCGCGAATGGGGCGGTCGTAATCCTGCTCGGGAGTCTGGTGATCGGACTGTTGACCGGTCCCGGTGGCTGGGAAATGATGCAGCCGCTGGTGAAGACCCCGTTTCATGGCGTGTTGTGCCTGTTTCTGCTGGACATGGGCATGGTGGCGGCGCGGCGGTTGGGCGAGCTGCGCCGCGCCGGGGCGTTCGTGCTGCTGTTCGCGCTCCTGGCACCGCCGCTGCACGCGTTGCTAGGGATCGCGACCGCTGCTCTGATCGGCCTGAGTGCCGGAGATGCACTGTTACTGGCAGTACTGTTCGGCAGCGCCAGCTACATTGCGGTTCCGGCCGCGATGCGGCTCGCCGTTCCGCAGGCGAATGCAGGGGTGTACCTGCCCATGGCCCTTGGCCTGACGTTCCCGTTTAATATCACCATCGGATTGCCGCTGTACCTGACCTGCATCGAATGGCTGTGGGTGGGCGTAGCATGA